The DNA segment CAACTTGAAGACCATATTTTAGACTAGCGCTCCCCCGAACAACACATGTGGATAAATACAGAACCCGCTAGTGCTAAAAATTatcttagtatttttttaaacctacgagttcttttgtaatgaattttatcGTTTAATGACACTGTTATATATCACTTATAAAGTCATCGCTGGTATAAAACTTgatcataatatatatatatatatatatatatatatagaatacatctgatttattattttaaaaccGGATCTATTTTCTTGGAGCACTGTGCTCGATCCATCTGTGCAGGTCTGCATGACTGGAGTATCTGGAACTCAACTGATGCAGCCAATGGCCGCAGAAGCAAAGACAACAGGCAAAACAAACAGAAATGTCTCTATGTACACAAAAACACACCGATCCAGTTCGGTGCCAAGAACCACTTCGGTTGTCGAGCACAGAATCGAGCCAACATGGAATGGTTGTCCAGCCATCATGCATGTATCTACAAAACTTCTCCCTACTCTCATCATGTCATGCCCCCTAGTCAGTCTAGCACACTCACTCAGAGCTCCAAGTGCTGCTCGTAACACAGCTCGCTCATGCAGGGAGACAGGATCTCCTCCTCCAGCATCTTCAACACAGCGCTCATCGACGGCCGCTGGCCTGGGTCTGCATCGGTGCACATTGCAGCGATGTCAAGGATCGCTTCCACCGCATCCACTTCCACTTCACCGCATCTCTCGTCGATGATGTCCTCCAACCGATGCTCCCCCGTTAGCGTGTTCAGctgcaaaaagaagaaaaatcccCCAGAGAATTCAGATGACTTTTGGTCATTGCTAAATAATAAGgtaggggggagagagagagagagagagagagagagagagagagagagcaattACCCAGCCAACAATGTTCAGTCCCTTCTTGATGAAGCATGAATCAGTCGGCCTCTTTCCAGTCACCAGCTCCAGCAAAAGCACTCCAAAGCTATACACGTCTGATTTCTCAGTAGCATGGCCATTTTGCAAGTACTCTGTCACCAAAGTCAAAGCAACCTATATTAGCATGAATTTGAGCAGCTCCAAATTGGGAGTTATAACCTTCTCTTTGTTACAAAACATGACATGGCGTATCTCAATTCATGTCTAGTACAGCTAACTAGAAATTAAAAATTCTACTACTGAAGGAGTAAAGCTGGAATTCTACAATTTGTTGAATGAAACATATTTGTTTTAGTAGTCTTGTTTTAACTTATTCGGAAAAATATGGTTGTGTTTCAGTACAAATAGTACCTTTCGGATGTCACCTCTTATTGTGCAATTCTAATTGTAGTGCAGAATAGAAGATTTTCCAGAGTAAAGATCTAGCCGGTAATGTCTGACTAGCAAGAGAAGTACCTGGTGCTAAGTATCCAAAGGTGCCCGCCACAACAGTGGTAACATGGGCAGCATTGTCCACAAGCAGCCTTGCAAGGCCAAAATCAGATACACGAGGCTCCAAACTTATATCCAGAAGGATATTACTGGATTTGATGTCCCTGTGGACAATCCCGGGTGAGCAATCGTGGTGCAAATATGCCAGACCTCGAGCGGAGCCTAGAGCAATTTTCATTCGTGCATTCCAGTTCAATGGCTGGTCCTCCTGTGCATATCCTGCCATCAGCAACACGGCGTGTAGGCATCAGGTATTAAGGCATTGCACAAGTTGAAAATTGTAATTATGGTGATTTGTAAGATGGTACGCATGCTTACCATGAAGGTAGCAATCCAAGCTGCCCAGCTCAACGAAATCATATATGAGTAGCTTGGCTGTTTGGAGCCGGCAGTAGCCTCGGAGGTTGACAAGATTGATGTGCCTAATGCTGCCCAGAATCTCGAGCTCCTTCTCGAAGGTCTGGTCGCGCCCTTCACGGTTGAGGTCAATCCTCTTGACGGCAAATGCTGTGCCATCATCCATCACCATTTTGTACACTGTACCAAACCCCCCACAGCCAACCACATCCTCTTCATCAAGCAGCTCCAGCCTTCTAATGATCTCACTTGATGAATATGGAAGGTTCCACTGGTATGTCACAAGCTTTGCACCTAAGTTAGGACACCACATATAACAAATAGTTTTCATTTAGTCAGTCAGGAAAAATTGTAATAATTGACGGCAAATGGCATTAATTTATTACCATCCGGAACAGTTTGCTTGTCCATCTTTACATAATTTCCACCAATGCTTTTCTTCCTGGACAGCAAGCAAATCCATAGGAAGCCGAGCACTGCGATCAAGGTAAGAGCCAAGGTCGACATTGAACCGATCACAATGCCATTCAGAAAATGCgatgttttgttgttgttgatcggAGAAACACCTATTACACAAcaattaaatgacaacatcaGCTGCTAGTCACACACATTGCATTGCACTAAAAAGTCATAAAACTGGGAAAAGGAGTTCCAACATGCGATCAACTTGAAATGGAATACTTGCCAGATGAGGAGAGGGGATCAGAATGCGGCAGCACAGCAGGAAACCCAAGGGTTCCGCGGCAAGCTTTCTGGATGGGCAGCCCACAGAGCTCCAGATTTCCGACAAACCTGCATTTGACATTGAATCATGTGATCAAACGCACTACAACATTAAATACGTGTTCTTTTACTACTGGTCTACTGCAAAATGTCAACTTGCAACCTAAAATCGGGCCACGTCATGAATAAGAACACACTAAAGAAGGGATAAGGGGACATGGCGCAAAATCTTACGAGCTGCTTTTGAATGTTCCAAGGACACCAACATTTGGGATCTCTCCGGAGAAGAAATTGGTGGACAGATTACTGCAACAATGCAAATGTGTGCTGTTAGTACTTAGTTCACTTTTACATCAGCATTATGTTCTCAAATCCTTACAAAACCCAATTTAAACAAGGGGCCAACAACGGTTACACCCAAAAACTTACAGAGAGCGAAGGTGAGTAAGGCTTCCAATTGACGCCGGTATTGTGCCCCTCAACAGATTGCTGGACAAGTCCCTGCATTTAACACGCATTAGACCAACGGAATATCGAAACAGGACCAGTAATCGATTAAAGATAGTAGTGTGAAGAACATACAAGATTGTGAGGTGGACGAGCTCTCCAATCTCTGAAGGGATACCTCCTTGTAGGTAGTTAGCTCTCAGATAACTAAATACACAgtcaacaaaacaaaaggacaATCATTTGAACAGCCTGACCAATTATACTGAACAAATCTACGAAACTAAGATAATGTTAACTAGATCACAGCGCACATTGCCCTGAGCTCGGTGCAGTTCTTGATCTCTGCAGGGATTGGGCCATGCAAGCTGTTCTGGTGCAGAGCTCTGAAGGGGGAGAAGGTCCATCCACGGGCACAAATGCATACACAAGCACAAAAACGAAAAGACAATGTAGTTGGTATTAGAGCTTGCAGCATCCAGCAGATAAAGGGTTAAAAAcatttggctctaaaaatggtGAAGAAAATCTTACAGTCTCTGCAGCTTGTCGAGCTTTCCAATGCTGGGTGAAATGATGCCCCCAAGCTGCATGTAAGGGAGATTACTGCACCCAAAAGAGCACGCATATTACTTTTCAGCGGCAAGGAATCGAAGAAGAAGACATTGGTAGCCGAGCCATCAAATATTTCATTCAAACACTCGAGACAAAAAGaagtaaagaaaagaaaaggggaaagaATAAGAGCAAGGAATGCAGATCAGCTGAAGGAGACGGCAAAGAACACACATGGATTGGACCCTGAGGTCAGGGACGGAGCAAGAGATGCCCTCCCAGCCGCAGGGGTTTGGGTCGGATGGCGTCCAGCTGGTGAGCCTCTGGCTGGTGGCGTTGAAGGCCAGCCTGAGGTCAAGCAACGCCTCGCCTGCAAGCAAGAAACGGAGAAAGAAGCAAACCTTGGTAAGGGGATTGTATTGCGAGACTAGAGACGGATTGAAGCGGAAGCGGAAATGTACCGTCCGGAGTGAGGGCCATGGAGGCCGTGGAGCAGAGGAGTGCGGCcatggcgacgacggcggcgcgcAGGCCCACAGCTTGCCTCCCATTCTTGTCCATGGTGGTGGCTCACTCCGGGAGTGGAGCTTTCTTCTTTTGAAGGGGAGAGAAGAGTGAGTGAAgtgcagcagcagccgcagccgcagctgATGAGTGCCTTTAATCATGTGTGAGCTCTGACGGCTTTGTACCAGGCTGACCTGACGGCTGGGGTCCACCTGCAACGTCAGTGAGAGGCTGAGAGGTGTTGCATTCCGAAATGTCTGACAGGGCAGGGTAAGGGGTGGAGAAACAGGGAAGCTGCTAGATAGAGAATTTAAATACTAAATCTTTTATTAGATCATCCAcaactatttttcttttattttgtttttttagtctGTTTTccgttctttttttcttatcttcaacaatttctttttaaaaatatttgtaaaattaaagGAGAAAGAATCCTATTCTGAAGTGAATGAACTTAAAAATCTATTTGTGAAGAAAAATTGTTGGAACGTTAAAGTAAACGAAAATCCTTTTACGAAGAGATTTTAGGTCGCGAAGGGAATCTGTTATGCATGATCTTATCACTATTGGTAGTAATAATAGTAGTAATATTGAAAATCTTTTATGCTTTTGCTAGTATATGATGTGATTTATCATTGTGGTCAAAATCTTGTTCTCCATCATCTTTTATgagttcttcttcttttttaatcaAAAGACCGTACAGTTTAGCTCGAAAAAGATGGCTAAAGGGGGCTGTGGAATGTCAAAAACGACTTGCGGCGAGAGATGAATTGGTTTGGTTTGGAtttggaattggaattggaatgCAGCGCAGCAGCTCAATTACTGGATCGGGTGGAGGTTGTCGGGACGGTGGGGAGCTCAACATCTGAGCACGGCATCCAATCCAAGCCCTGAAATGCTCAACTAGCCGTTGCGTTCAGGTTCAGCATCTTCCTTCCATGGGACTGGTTTGAAAACCTGTGCCTGTGCCTATTTAtgtctatgtgtgagcatcggAGTGATCCACCAACGTCCTTGACGAACTGAGCTGCACTGCTGGAGTATTATTTTCCTTAGAACATGGGCCAGCTTGCGACCGGACTCATGCAtgccaagacaaaaataaaacaaaacaaagagAGATGGATCTTTGCTCGTCGCCACCAACCAAAGGTGCAATTACAAGATGAACCCCACAAGGATAGGATATAATAatatgaacaagaacaagaataTATTGGCTCGCAGTCACATGTTAGCTTCTCtttagttttcttttcttttcttttcttgcgaTAATAATATAGTACGTGTCCAACATAGTGTGCATCATATAGTAAGTATCCTAGCTAGTCTAATGATCAACCGTATAATAGATACATAATACATGGCCGTGGGCTGTGTTAGTACACGGAAGCACAACCAACCTAAAAAAAGTCAAACATAAGATCAGTTAAACCAAGATATGATATTTCTTAATGAGGTTTAACTATCTGTCTCTATTCTC comes from the Phragmites australis chromosome 22, lpPhrAust1.1, whole genome shotgun sequence genome and includes:
- the LOC133904267 gene encoding LRR receptor-like serine/threonine-protein kinase FEI 1 is translated as MDKNGRQAVGLRAAVVAMAALLCSTASMALTPDGEALLDLRLAFNATSQRLTSWTPSDPNPCGWEGISCSVPDLRVQSINLPYMQLGGIISPSIGKLDKLQRLALHQNSLHGPIPAEIKNCTELRAIYLRANYLQGGIPSEIGELVHLTILDLSSNLLRGTIPASIGSLTHLRSLNLSTNFFSGEIPNVGVLGTFKSSSFVGNLELCGLPIQKACRGTLGFPAVLPHSDPLSSSGVSPINNNKTSHFLNGIVIGSMSTLALTLIAVLGFLWICLLSRKKSIGGNYVKMDKQTVPDGAKLVTYQWNLPYSSSEIIRRLELLDEEDVVGCGGFGTVYKMVMDDGTAFAVKRIDLNREGRDQTFEKELEILGSIRHINLVNLRGYCRLQTAKLLIYDFVELGSLDCYLHGYAQEDQPLNWNARMKIALGSARGLAYLHHDCSPGIVHRDIKSSNILLDISLEPRVSDFGLARLLVDNAAHVTTVVAGTFGYLAPEYLQNGHATEKSDVYSFGVLLLELVTGKRPTDSCFIKKGLNIVGWLNTLTGEHRLEDIIDERCGEVEVDAVEAILDIAAMCTDADPGQRPSMSAVLKMLEEEILSPCMSELCYEQHLEL